The following coding sequences are from one Mytilus trossulus isolate FHL-02 chromosome 8, PNRI_Mtr1.1.1.hap1, whole genome shotgun sequence window:
- the LOC134727894 gene encoding uncharacterized protein LOC134727894: protein MTERLKLNVKKPREDLDLIIVPGDREQLQLENHQFGIQKITAEDEKKLEKYLEPNSPACCKEKEKKHDTDRSVSGWIGTCFSVAEPFQVFLGLNAGQDSFTVAKPTDAPLSLNNEQDTTKGVEHLDDHPSLCPKESVIKGKKDFAANEPKNY from the exons ATGACGGAAAGGTTAAAACTAAACGTAAAGAAGCCGCGAGAAGATTTAGATCTTATCATCGTTCCTGGTGACAGAGAACAGTTGCAGCTGG AAAACCATCAGTTTGGTATTCAGAAAATAACTGCAGAAGATGAAAAAAAACTAGAGAAATATCTTGAACCAAACAGTCCTGCCTGCTGTAAAGAAAAAG AAAAGAAGCACGACACCGATAGGTCAGTTTCAGGATGGATCGGAACATGTTTTTCCGTAGCAGAACCGTTCCAGGTTTTTCTGGGCCTGAACGCTGGACAGGATTCATTTACAG TTGCCAAACCTACAGATGCGCCTCTGAGTCTGAATAACGAGCAGGATACAACTAAAG GTGTTGAACATTTAGATGACCATCCTAGCCTATGTCCTAAGGAATCTgtaataaaaggtaaaaaggaTTTTGCAGCAAATGAACCCAAAAATTATTGA
- the LOC134682066 gene encoding uncharacterized protein LOC134682066, with translation MASQATAENNFIRLSYLLLKIAPQAVRKYFDMEFHPDELSKFLTRNMFKLRELCANKIISPPQWLLLFPKKDNLVSSGTLDIPTMCLLLRNFTEIQIPTTLPHPADNKVGSDLARIEYYRKKIVHSQHELSDTDFKLAWDTITGAMTRLSNMNLKAQFEALLTGSLNGVNERVDDVNLVSRPCDVCDFKNIKASSVVWCLDCDESLCQHCLDHHSAHKLSRYHECINIEEYLKDPSKTTITCSEHKQELDFFCEVHHIPLCVLCVMNDHKSCQLIKPIQIAITQSDHTKHELNERVNKLLQNIDGIIVDVQSNLKSYEIEKGKVRGQLRSKLKLAAEDVESLCLKDIAQHENSTNVLFRNLSKHQKETNRLLNNLSKLKEKNVRSLMTMLEIGNKIKDQEVNIQFLLKDRVINTFHIATDVDLLAMKTIICSIHEISLSSALNTLDETGAQQKKKTGIIKIADFKVENRTNDNDIRGCSIINDNVVCFADRGNNRLIFMTLQGYQKEIKLTCEPVDIATVDHAKVAVSMYDNTIKIINIESWKWEDFSFIDENTIGGLAFYENQIFSRVGGIGYLIIDLSGKVQQTVTIEGSNMPYVSVSQDRLYSARWDTGEIFCHDLQGKTNWKFENKSLVNPPNGITTDSEGNAYVTGSFSNNVIFISSDGKETKEIISSSENLKNPIAIDYDKKTDRLLVSVASGLGCLFLMKNK, from the exons atggCATCACAAGCGACAGCGGAAAACAACTTTATACGACTTTCATACTTACTACTGAAAATAGCACCACAGGCTGTGAGAAAATATTTCGACATGGAATTTCATCCAGATGAGCTGTCAAAATTTCTTACtcgaaatatgtttaaacttcgTGAACTGTGTGCCAACAAAATTATATCACCACCACAATGGCTTTTATTGTTCCCCAAAAAAG ATAACTTAGTATCTTCTGGTACTTTGGATATACCGACAATGTGTCTGTTGCTACGAAACTTCACAGAAATACAAATACCAACTACTCTTCCACATCCTGCCGACAACAAGGTTGGATCCGATTTAGCAAGAATCGAATACTATCGAAAAAAGATTGTACATTCTCAACATGAATTATCTGATACAGACTTCAAGTTAGCATGGGACACTATAACGGGT GCAATGACCCGTTTGAGCAATATGAACTTAAAAGCTCAATTTGAAGCTTTGTTAACAGGATCATTAAACGGAGTCAATGAGAGAG TTGATGACGTTAACTTAGTTAGTAGGCCATGTGATGTTTGTGACTTCAAGAATATAAAAGCGTCGTCCGTTGTTTGGTGTTTAGATTGTGACGAGTCGCTCTGTCAACATTGTTTAGACCATCATAGTGCACACAAACTATCGCGTTATCACGAATGCATCAACATAGAAGAGTACTTAAAAGATCCTTCAAAGACAACAATTACCTGTTCAGAACACAAACAAGAACTCGATTTTTTCTGTGAGGTACACCATATTCCTCTATGCGTTTTGTGCGTTATGAACGATCACAAATCATGTCAATTAATAAAACCTATTCAAATAGCAATTACACAATCAGACCATACTAAACATGAATTGAATGAAAGAGTTAACaaattattgcaaaatataGATGGTATCATCGTGGACGTTCAGagtaatttaaaatcatatgaaattgaaaaaggaaaagtCAGAGGTCAACTAAGAAGTAAATTAAAATTGGCTGCCGAAGACGTAGAGAGTCTGTGTTTAAAAGATATCGCTCAACATGAAAACTCAACGAACGTTTTATTTAGAAATCTATCGAAGCATCAAAAAGAAACTAACCGACTTTTAAATAACTTGAGTAAGCTTAAGGAAAAAAATGTTCGTTCCTTGATGACAATGTTagaaattggaaataaaatcaaAGACCAAGAAGTAAATATCCAATTCCTTTTAAAAGACAGAGTCATCAATACTTTTCATATTGCTACAGACGTAGACCTACTAgcaatgaaaacaattatttgcTCCATTCATGAAATATCATTATCTTCTGCTTTGAATACACTGGACGAAACAGGTGCAcagcaaaaaaagaaaacaggaaTAATAAAAATTGCCGACTTCAAAGTCGAAAATAGAACTAATGACAATGACATTCGTGGATGTTCTATAATAAACGATAATGTCGTCTGCTTTGCTGATCGCGGAAACAATCGTTTGATTTTCATGACTCTTCAAGGGTACCAGAAAGAAATTAAACTAACCTGTGAACCAGTAGATATTGCTACGGTTGACCATGCAAAAGTTGCCGTCTCAATGTACGATAATACAATTAAGATTATAAACATTGAAAGCTGGAAATGGGAAGACTTCTCCTTTATTGATGAAAATACTATAGGTGGACTGGCATTTTATGAAAACCAAATTTTCAGTCGCGTTGGGGGTATTGGTTATCTCATTATTGATTTGTCAGGCAAAGTGCAGCAAACAGTAACGATAGAAGGTTCCAATATGCCATACGTTAGTGTCTCGCAGGACAGGTTATATTCTGCAAGATGGGACACCGGAGAAATATTTTGCCACGACCTTCAAGGAAAAACAAActggaaatttgaaaataaatcccTAGTTAATCCTCCAAACGGCATTACCACTGACAGTGAAGGAAATGCTTATGTTACCGGTTCTTTTTCTAACaatgttattttcatatcatCTGACGGAAAAGAAACCAAGGAAATCATAAGTAGTAGTGAAAATCTCAAAAATCCAATTGCAATAGACTATGACAAGAAAACAGATAGATTGCTTGTTAGTGTTGCATCCGGATTAGGGTGCCTTTTcctcatgaaaaataaatag